The genomic segment ATGCTTTGCGGGAAATCTTCCGGCGCCAGATTGTCCGGCCCGTCGGTTGCGCTGTAGGGCGTGTTATTGGCGTTGAAGACAAAGCCGGAGGCGGGATTGATCAGCATCGGCACCTCTGACCAATCGCGGTAGCCGTCCCAGATCAGATCTGACCTGTCGCCCGGCAGATCGCCGCTCCAGTCCCAGGCGTCGTCACGATCGGGATACTGGGCATTGTGGATGAAGCCGACATTGCCGTCCTTGTCCGCGAAGACATAATTGATCGAGGGCAGGGCATTCAGCGACATGGCGTCGAGGAAACTGTCCAGGCCAGTGGATTTGTTGAGGCGGTAATACTGTTCCAGCTGCCGGATTTCGCCCATGCCGGTATAGCGGATGGCGTAGGTTCCGGTCGGGCCTTCAATGACCGGACCGTGGGCAGAGCGCAGGACAGGGCGTTTCACCTTCAGGGCAAAAGGCCCCCACAGTTTCACGTGTAGTATGGCGGTGGATTTCTCGAAATCCTGCCAGGTCCCGTCGAGCAGGTACTGGTTCTTGTTGTCCGGGTTTCTTGTCAGAACGTAGGTGTCCGACAGATCCTGCGCGCTGACGGTGTTGGCCCAGCCAATGTCACGGTTGAAGCCGTGCAGGATCACCGGTGTGCCCGGGAAGATGCCGCCAGTAATGTCGAGGCCTTCGCCGGACGCAATATGAGCTTCGTACCAGGCGACCGGCCCGGTCAGCGGCTGGTGGGAATTGATGATCAGCCGGGTGACCCCGTCCCCGCTGCGGGCGGGGGAGACGGCGAACGCATTCGATCCGCGCTCGGACAGCGCTTTCGGTGCCATCAGGAAGGCTTTCCGTTCGCCTTGTGGGTCCAGCGCGATGGACTGGGTATAGTCGTCCGAGAAGAGACCGGTCAGCGTCTCGTCGAGACCATAGAAGAAGGGTGTCTTGAACAGGAAGCCGGCGACGATGTCCTGAGGGGTGAAGGGGGCAAGCCCTGTCCAGGTTTCATCGGGATGTTCTGAGGCATAAAGGTTCAGCCCGGCGGCATAGGCTTCGGCGACCGCCTTCACGTCATCGGGAATATCGGTCTCGTAGCGCGCATCGATCGTGTCCCAGACGCCGAGAAGCGAGACGAGATAATCCGCCGGAGCCGCGTCTTTTCCCCGGTACCGGGCCAGCTTGCCGCGCGTGACGGCGACGACTTCCTGGATCGTCTCGAAATCATCTTCGGCGTGGGCATAGGCGAGGCCGAAGGATGCGTCCCGGTCCCGCTTGCCGCGAATGTGGGGCACGCCATATTCGTCGCGCAGGATTTCCGCATCATAGGCGTCCGCGGATGCGGCCAGCACGGCCGGGGACGGGTTGGCGGGCAGGGGGGCCCAAAGCACCACGCCAGCGCCTGCAAGGACAATCACGGCGAGCCCCGCCAGACCGGACAGAATTCGTATCATTTGTCGTGCTTCCTGAACCCCATTCAGCCCCGGACCTTAAGAGGCTTTTCCCGCCGGGCAAGCGGCTTATCGGTGTTGGGGAATTTCCGGATGCGGGCCGCGCATTCCGGTTGCCGCGGCGAATAGGCGTTTTACCCGGCCGCAAAGCGCGTTAAAGGGGCGGCCATGACTGACGAGTTCTCTGCCGCCCAATTCACCGCGAAGACCCTGTCCGAGGCGCTGCCCTATATCCAGCGCTATGCCGGGCAGATCATCGTCGTGAAGTATGGCGGCCATGCCATGGTGGACGAAACGCTTTCTGCCATGTTCGCCCGCGATGTGGTTCTGCTGAAGACGCTGGGCATTCATCCGGTCATCGTGCATGGCGGCGGCCCGCAGATCGGCAAGCTGCTGGACCGGCTGGGCATTGTCTCCGAGTTCAAGGGCGGCCTGCGTGTTACCGATGAGGCGACCATGGAGGTCGTTGAAATGGTGCTGTCCGGCCCGATCAACAAATCCATCGTCCGGGCGATCAATCAGGCGGGCGGTCTGGCGGTCGGCCTCTCGGGATCCGATGGCCAACTGCTGCAGGCGACCAAGGCCACCAAGACAGAGCGCGATCCGGACAGCCATATCGAACAGGTGCTGGACCTTGGCTTTGTCGGCGAGCCGACCGGCGTGGACACGAGCGTGATTGAGGCCCTTCTGAAGGCCGATTCGCAGTTGATCCCGGTCGTTGCCCCAGTGGCCATGGGGCCGGACGGACATCGCTTCAACGTCAATGCTGACACGGCGGCCGGCGCGCTTGCTGAGGCGCTGGGGGCCAGCCGCCTGATGCTGCTGACGGATGTCGCCGGCGTGCTGGACAAGGACAAGAAATTGATGCGCGACATCCCTGTGGCCGACATTCCGGGCCTGATCGAAGACGGCACAGCTGTTGGCGGCATGATACCGAAGCTTGAAACCGCGGCCCATTCCGTAAATCATGGTGTTGGGGCGGCGGTTATTCTGGATGGACGTGCGCCGCACGCCCTCCTCATGGAGCTGTTTACCGAACATGGCGCTGGAACGCTCATTTCGTAACGTCCTGGTGGCCCTTGCGGCTGCTGTCTGTTTCCCGGGCCTGACCGCGACCGCGCAAGCGTCCGGTGCGAAGGATGGCTGGAAGCTGTGCAACAAGACGTCCTACATCATCGATGCCGCCATCGGCGTGCCGGAAGAGAAAGACGTCACCGTCGAAGGCTGGCTGAAGCTGCGCCCCGGCGAGTGCAAGGTGGCGGTCGAGACGCCGCTGGAGCCGAAATATCATTTCCTCTATGCGCGCACCTCGTCAGCCCATCGCGGCGGACCGCGCGAATGGGGTGGGCGCACGGAGCTATGTGTCGACCCGACTGGCAGTTTCACGCTGGAAAACCCGCCTGAATGCGCCCCGATGGGGCTGGAAGCGCGCGGTTTCCGGGCGGTGGAGATTTCCAGCAAGGTCCGTTGGACGACAGACCTGACCGAGATCGAGAATTACA from the uncultured Hyphomonas sp. genome contains:
- the argB gene encoding acetylglutamate kinase, encoding MTDEFSAAQFTAKTLSEALPYIQRYAGQIIVVKYGGHAMVDETLSAMFARDVVLLKTLGIHPVIVHGGGPQIGKLLDRLGIVSEFKGGLRVTDEATMEVVEMVLSGPINKSIVRAINQAGGLAVGLSGSDGQLLQATKATKTERDPDSHIEQVLDLGFVGEPTGVDTSVIEALLKADSQLIPVVAPVAMGPDGHRFNVNADTAAGALAEALGASRLMLLTDVAGVLDKDKKLMRDIPVADIPGLIEDGTAVGGMIPKLETAAHSVNHGVGAAVILDGRAPHALLMELFTEHGAGTLIS
- a CDS encoding acylase — its product is MIRILSGLAGLAVIVLAGAGVVLWAPLPANPSPAVLAASADAYDAEILRDEYGVPHIRGKRDRDASFGLAYAHAEDDFETIQEVVAVTRGKLARYRGKDAAPADYLVSLLGVWDTIDARYETDIPDDVKAVAEAYAAGLNLYASEHPDETWTGLAPFTPQDIVAGFLFKTPFFYGLDETLTGLFSDDYTQSIALDPQGERKAFLMAPKALSERGSNAFAVSPARSGDGVTRLIINSHQPLTGPVAWYEAHIASGEGLDITGGIFPGTPVILHGFNRDIGWANTVSAQDLSDTYVLTRNPDNKNQYLLDGTWQDFEKSTAILHVKLWGPFALKVKRPVLRSAHGPVIEGPTGTYAIRYTGMGEIRQLEQYYRLNKSTGLDSFLDAMSLNALPSINYVFADKDGNVGFIHNAQYPDRDDAWDWSGDLPGDRSDLIWDGYRDWSEVPMLINPASGFVFNANNTPYSATDGPDNLAPEDFPQSMGLQTNQTNRALRIMELTDGTATMDRERLLSIKFDTAYADGSEAQQVVEAVLAHDWSNEPDMAEAAAFLAEWDFDMDMQSRHAALGGLTTLREITARYTHVAPPEPETAFREAVSWLMEHHGRIDPEWSEVNKLARGDQTWPISGGPDTLRAVYPAEIRDDGTLHMNAGDTWIALVEWDADGNQTARVIHPFGSATLDANSAHYADQAELFAMEKWRRAHLEWLEIAESATRRYHPGQIAD